In the Myxococcota bacterium genome, ACCTCGAGCCTGATCGGCTTCTACCAGCCCCAGGGCGGACCGCGCTGGCGCCTGGGCGGCCGATCGCTGTTCGGCGCGGGCGAGAGCCTGATGTACGGCTACTGGACGCCGCCCGACTCGGTCGCAGGAGAGACGCTCCTGTGCGTGTCCGACGACCTCGGGGACATGCAGCTGCCGATCCGCTTCGGACACGCGGGCGAGATCGGCAGCATTCCCGTCGCCGGCGACGACCCGCTGTTCGTGCGCGCGCTGTACGGCTACGAGCCGGGCGCGCTCTCGGGCACGAAGCGGAAGAACGCGGCGGCCTCGAGCACCGCGGACTCTGCCGCCTCGAGCTCGCACATGCTGCCCAGCTCGCGGATGCCTTCGGTGGCGCGCTGGTCGAGCCCGAGCTCCTCGGGCTTGGCGGCCTTGGCCTTGCCGAGTGACTCGACGATCTTCGGCGCCCACTCCGGCCGCGGCTCGCCCTTGGTGTCGAACACCACCGCGCTCCAGTCCGGCCCGTCCTTGAACACGCAGATCACGCCCGCGCCGCGCAGCTCGGCCGAGGGCACCGTGAACATGGCCGCGCGGCCGCGCACGCCGTCCTCGAGCTCGAGCAGGAGACCCTCGACCAGCGGGTGACCGCTGGCGAAGAACTCGAGCTCGTCCTTCTCCAGCGCCTCCACGCGGTCGAAGGTGCCGAGCCAGCGGCTCTCGTCGCGCACGCCGGGCAGTGACTCGACCGTGAGCGAGGTGCCCATCTCCAGGTAGTAGAGCGCCGTGCCGCCCTTCTCGACGATCTTGAGCCCGAGGTCGTTGGCCGCGCCCAGGCAGAAGCGGCGCATGTGCTGCTCGAGCTCGGGCGGCACGAGCGCGAGCAGGCGCTCGGCCTGCGAGGCGTCGTAGGCGTCGCGGTAGATCACGCGCGGAATGTCGGCGACCTGCTGGGCGCGCGCGGCGTCGATCTCGGCCACCAGCGCGTCGACGTCGATCGCGCTCTCGTCGGCCTGCGCGCGCTCCACCGCCGCGCGCACGCCGGCCAGCGCCAGGTCGAGCCCCGCCGACGGGCGCGCGAACAGGTCGAGTCTCTCGTACAGCCGCGCCACGTCGGGCTGCGCGTGCGCGCCCCGGAAGTACACGATCTCGACGTCTTTCGTGCGGCCGATGCGGTCGAGCCGGCCGATGCGCTGCTCGAGCGCGACCGGGTCGCTCGGCAGGTCGTAGTGCACCATGCGGTCGCAGAACTGGAAGTTGCGGCCCTCGGCGCCGGCCTCGGTGCAGATCAGCACGGGCAGGTGGGTCTCGCGGAAGCGCGCGACCTCGATGTCGCGCTGCGCGGGCGTCAGTGACTCGTGGAAGACGGCGATGTGCGTGCGCGTGGCCTGCTCGAGCTGCTTCTTCAGCTTCTCGAGCCGGTCTAGGTCGTGCACGAAGACCAGCGCCTTCTCCTTCTTCCGGTGCCACTCGCGCACGCGCGCCGACAGCCACTCGGTGCGCGGATCCTTGCGCGGGTCCTTGCCGAACGCGGCCACGTCGACCGGCTCGGGCTTGCGCGGCGGCAGGCCGCCCAGGTCGGAGCGGCGCACGGCGCTCGTGCAGGGAAACACCGCCCCGCCCGAGCCGACGGCGGCGTCGAAGGCCTCGAACGACGCGAAGCTCTCCGGGTGCAAGAGCTGCAGCAGGTGGAAGAAGCCGCGCTTGTCGGCCGAGAGCGGCGTGGCCGTGAGCAGGATCGAGTGAGTGGCGCTCTTCACCAGCGGCGCGACCGCGGCGTCGAAGTGCTCGAGCGCCAGCCGGTGCGCCTCGTCGACGATCACCAGGTCGAGGTCCGCGTTGCGCGCCTGGCGCGCGAGCGCCGGGTCCGCCGCCAGGTCCTCCATCGAGACCACGCCGAAGGGGTGCACGTCGAAGGGGTTGTTGCCCTCGCCGTAGTCGCGCTCGACGCTCTCGATGCGCGCCTCGTCGATCAGCACGAACACCTGGTGGAACTTGCGGTAGAGCTCGCCGAGCCACTGCACGGTCAAGGTCGACGGGGCGATCACGAGCGCGCGCTTGGCGCGGCCGGTGCGGATCAAGGCCGAGAGGATGAGACACGCGACGATGGTCTTGCCCAGCCCGACCTCGTCGGCCAGGAGCCAGCGCACGGGGTCGGTGCGCACCGCCGCCAGGGCCGTGTGCAGCTGGTGCGGGAACAAGGCGATGCGCCCGCCCAGGAACGAGCCCAGCCCGCCGGCCTCGCGCAGCTTGCGCAGCTGCAGGCCCTCGATGCGGTTGCGGAACGAGCCCATCCGATCCAGCCGGAACTGCGCCAGTCGTTCGATCGGCCCGGAGCTTTGCTCCAGAGGCCAGATCTCCTTGTCCTCGACGCGCCGGCCGTCGGCGAGCACGTAGCGCTCGCCGTCCCAGCTGGCGATGCGCACCTCGGTGCTCGTCGCCAGCTCGATCGCAGGTGCGCCGGGCGGCAGGATCATCGGCACGAGGCCCGCGCCCTGCGCGGCCATCGTGACTTCGCGCTCGACCGCCGGGAAGTAGACCACCAGATAGCGGCCCTCGACGCGCCGGACGAAGCCCACCCCTAGCTCGGGGTTGTAGGGGTGGACCAGCTTGCTGCCTTCCCTCCAGGCAGGAGTGGTCATGGAAAGGGGGTGGGTAGCCCACTCGGCCAATCTTGCAAAGACCCTCTCTTGAACCGCGCGCGTCGTCGGATCTAGGCTTGCGCACCCAGCGAGGGGAGGGGTCATGTCCTTCGAGGTTCCAGAGCATGTGCGCGAGGTCCGCGACCGGGTCGCGCGCTTCGTCGAGGAGCGCTGCTACCCCGTCGAGCCCCTCGTCGAGGAGCGCGGCGGCGAGCAGGGCCGCGCGGTCATGCGCGACCTGATGAAGGCGGCCAAGGAAGAGGGCCTGTGGGCGCTCGGTCACCCGCGCGAGATCGGCGGCCACGGCATGCCCTTCCTCGACTACGTGTACGTGAACGAGGTGGTCGGCCGTTCGAGCGTGGCCATGGTCGCGCTCGGCACTCACTCGCTGCAGGACTCGCTCATGCTGCACGAGTTCGCTGACAGCGAGTGGCGCGACAAGTACCTGCGCCCGCTCGTCGACGGAGACGTGTTCCCGAGCTTCGCCATGACCGAGCCCGACGTCGCGAGCTCCGACCCCACGCAGCTCCAGACGCGTGCCGATCTCCAGGGCGACCACTGGGTGATCAACGGCCGCAAGTGGTTCACCAGCGGGGCGGACGTGGCGGCCTACACCACCGTCATGTGCCGCACCGAGCCCGACGCGCAGTCACACGACGCGTTCTCGATGATCATCGTGCCCACCGACACGCCCGGCTACAACATCGTGCGCGACGTGCGCGTCATGGGTCACTACGGCGGCCACTGCGAGGTGCAGTACGACAACGTGCGCGTGCCCCGCAAGAACCTGCTCGGCCCGCGCGGCGGCGGGTTCAAGATCGCCCAGCGCCGGCTCGGCCCGGGCCGCATCTTCCACTGCATGCGCTGGCTCGGCCAGGCGCAGCGCGCGTTCGACCTCTTGTGCGAGCGCGCGAACTCGCGTGTGGCCTTCGGCAAGACCCTCGGCCAGCACCAGCAGATCCAGAAGTTCGTGTTCGACAGCCTGTGCGAGATACAGGCAAGTCGCATGCTCACCCTGGCGGCCGCGCAGAAGATCGACCGCGGCGACGAGGCGCGGGTCGAGATCGGCATGATCAAGGTCTACGGCGCGCAAATGCTGCACAACGTGGTCGACCGCGCGATCCAGGTCTGGGGCGCGAAGGGCGTCACCGAGGACACCCCGCTCGAGCGCATGTACCGCCACGCCCGCTTCGCGCGCATCTACGACGGCCCGGACGAGGTGCACGTGACCACCACGGCCCGGCGGGTGCTCGCTTCCTACAAGATCGGGGACGGCTGGGACTTTGGGCAGCACTGAGCGCGGCCACCCGAATCCGCCTCCGCTCATTTTGTAAAACCACAGATTCTTGTTGACGCCGCCTTGGTCCGACCGGTATAACCCGCTCAGATCAGAACCGAAATTCGGGTTCGTGGCTTTTAGTTCAAAACTGCGGACCGAACAGTCCATCGACCGACCACCGCGCCTCACTCGAGCGCCTCACTCGAAGGAGACCCCATGGCCGCCCCCCAGCTCTCGACCCCCAGCGCCCCACTTCCGGAGCTCGTGTGGGTCCGCCCGCCGCAGCAGGCGCGGAGTCAGCTGACTCTCTCGCGCATCCTCGACGCGACGGAAGCGCTGCTGAACGAGAAGAGCTGGGAGGACGCGTCGGTCGCGGAAATCGCGCGCCGCGCGGGATCGTCGGTGGGCGCGTTCTACACGCGCTTCCCGGACAAGGACAGCCTGCTCGCGGCGCTGCACCAGCGCTTCGTGGAAGAGGCGTGGGCGACCGCGCAGGTGGCGCTCGACGACAAGCGCTGGGCAGGCGCGTCGATCTGCGAGATCGTGCGCGAGCTCGTCGCGTTCCAGGTGCGCGTGAACGACCAGCGCCGCGGCCAGCTGCGCGCCTTCGCGCTGCGCAGCATCAACGACCCGAGCTTCTACGCGCGCGCCGAGAGACTCTCGAAGCAGATGGAGGAGCTGTTCGTGAAGCTCGTGGTCGCACGGCGCCATGAGATCCTCCACCCGATCCCGGTGGTCGCCGCGGGCTTCGTGGGCCGCATGATCAACGCCATGCTCACCAGCCGCCTGCTCGACGCGAAGTTCGTGCCGCCTGGAATCTCGTTCGTCGACGAGCTCACCCACGCCGCGCTCGCCTATCTCGGGGTGTTTCCGGAAGACGCGATCGACGTCTTATAGACTTCGTTCGCCTGCGGCTCACTGCGCTCGGCTTGCGCCGCTTGCGGGCCTCGCTCAGGGCGGCCTTCGCTCGGCTGCGCGCAGGTTCTGAAGCTGCGTTGACCCCGTTCGAGTGCGCGGGGCAAGCTACGCGCCGATGGGATGGACGATGACGCCGGGTCCGCGCAGGACCGCCGCGATCGCACTCTGCGCCGCGGGGGTCGCCCTGTCCGGCTGTCGCCGAGCGGAGCCGACGACCCCGCCGCCGGTGGCTGCCTCGCCGGTGTCCCCGCCCGTCGACGGTCACATCGATCCCGGCCCGTATCGCACCGAGATCCAGGCCGCAGAGGCGATCCTCTACGCCAGCGATGCCCCGAGCGACGGCGCGTGGAAGGACCTGTCTCGCGCGCTGCTCGAGCTCCACAACGCGATCGTCTTCCGCGATACCTCGCCCGAGGCCCGAGAGACCAGCCGCAAGCTCTTCTTCCTGTCGGCCGATGTCGATTCGAGGAAGGCGCCCACCCAAGGCGGCGAGCCGCTCGCCGAGGTGCGCGCCTCGTGGGAAGAGATTCGCACCCGGCAGTTCATCCAGGCGGATTGGTTTCACACGGCGACGCCGTAGACGCCCCGCGGCCGCTGCGCGAGAATCCGCGCGCGGCGCGCTGCCCGCGGCGCTCGCGCGCCTCGGAGCGATGCAATGACTCAAGCGTTGGTCGATGAAGACGACCATCTGAATCCCGCCGACCTGCGCACGATCTGGCGCATCCTCACGCCCGAGGAGCGCGTCGAGGCGTTCCACTTGCTCGGCCGCGAGGACGCGGAGGAGTTCTTCCTCGGTCTCTCC is a window encoding:
- a CDS encoding helicase-related protein — encoded protein: MTTPAWREGSKLVHPYNPELGVGFVRRVEGRYLVVYFPAVEREVTMAAQGAGLVPMILPPGAPAIELATSTEVRIASWDGERYVLADGRRVEDKEIWPLEQSSGPIERLAQFRLDRMGSFRNRIEGLQLRKLREAGGLGSFLGGRIALFPHQLHTALAAVRTDPVRWLLADEVGLGKTIVACLILSALIRTGRAKRALVIAPSTLTVQWLGELYRKFHQVFVLIDEARIESVERDYGEGNNPFDVHPFGVVSMEDLAADPALARQARNADLDLVIVDEAHRLALEHFDAAVAPLVKSATHSILLTATPLSADKRGFFHLLQLLHPESFASFEAFDAAVGSGGAVFPCTSAVRRSDLGGLPPRKPEPVDVAAFGKDPRKDPRTEWLSARVREWHRKKEKALVFVHDLDRLEKLKKQLEQATRTHIAVFHESLTPAQRDIEVARFRETHLPVLICTEAGAEGRNFQFCDRMVHYDLPSDPVALEQRIGRLDRIGRTKDVEIVYFRGAHAQPDVARLYERLDLFARPSAGLDLALAGVRAAVERAQADESAIDVDALVAEIDAARAQQVADIPRVIYRDAYDASQAERLLALVPPELEQHMRRFCLGAANDLGLKIVEKGGTALYYLEMGTSLTVESLPGVRDESRWLGTFDRVEALEKDELEFFASGHPLVEGLLLELEDGVRGRAAMFTVPSAELRGAGVICVFKDGPDWSAVVFDTKGEPRPEWAPKIVESLGKAKAAKPEELGLDQRATEGIRELGSMCELEAAESAVLEAAAFFRFVPESAPGS
- a CDS encoding acyl-CoA dehydrogenase family protein, whose translation is MSFEVPEHVREVRDRVARFVEERCYPVEPLVEERGGEQGRAVMRDLMKAAKEEGLWALGHPREIGGHGMPFLDYVYVNEVVGRSSVAMVALGTHSLQDSLMLHEFADSEWRDKYLRPLVDGDVFPSFAMTEPDVASSDPTQLQTRADLQGDHWVINGRKWFTSGADVAAYTTVMCRTEPDAQSHDAFSMIIVPTDTPGYNIVRDVRVMGHYGGHCEVQYDNVRVPRKNLLGPRGGGFKIAQRRLGPGRIFHCMRWLGQAQRAFDLLCERANSRVAFGKTLGQHQQIQKFVFDSLCEIQASRMLTLAAAQKIDRGDEARVEIGMIKVYGAQMLHNVVDRAIQVWGAKGVTEDTPLERMYRHARFARIYDGPDEVHVTTTARRVLASYKIGDGWDFGQH
- a CDS encoding TetR/AcrR family transcriptional regulator; translated protein: MAAPQLSTPSAPLPELVWVRPPQQARSQLTLSRILDATEALLNEKSWEDASVAEIARRAGSSVGAFYTRFPDKDSLLAALHQRFVEEAWATAQVALDDKRWAGASICEIVRELVAFQVRVNDQRRGQLRAFALRSINDPSFYARAERLSKQMEELFVKLVVARRHEILHPIPVVAAGFVGRMINAMLTSRLLDAKFVPPGISFVDELTHAALAYLGVFPEDAIDVL